The DNA segment GCTGCTGCGCGAGTTGGGCGGCCCGGACGCGGTCACTCGCTTCGCACGCTCCCTGGGCGACCGTACGACACGGCTGGACCGCTGGGAGCCCGAGCTGAACTCCGCCGAACCGGGCCGGGTCACGGACACCACGACCCCGTTCGCGATCGGCCGCGACTACGCACGGCTCGTCCTGGGGAAGGCGCTGGGACGCCGGGACCGCGCACGGCTGACCCGATGGCTCCTCGACTGCCGGACGAGCGGTACGCGGTTCCGGGCGGGGCTGCCGCCGGAATGGACGGTCGCCGACAAGACGGGCGGCGGCGCCTACGGCTCGTGCAACGACGTAGGCATCGCGTGGACGCCGGAGGGCACACCGGTGGTGCTGGCGGTGCTCACGACAAAGCCTGGCGATCCGGAGGCGGCCGGAGACCATCAGCTGATCCGGACGACGGCCGCCGTCCTGGCAGCGGCCGTCGCCGGGTAGAACGGTCGTCCGGCTCGGCCGTCAGTCCCGGTCCGGGGCTTCCCCGGCGGGGGTGTCCGTCTCGGGGGTCTCCGGGGCTTCGGCGGTGGCCGGGGCTGCCGCGCGCTCCCGCATCCGGCGGAGCAGTTCCTGCTTCTGGTCGGCGGCGCTGCGGCGGTCCGCCTCGCCCGCCGGGCCGGCGCCCTGCGCGCCCGCGCGGGACAGCTTCTTGCGCTGTCCGCCGACGCCGAGAAGGTTGTTGCGGCTCTTGGCCATGGGGTTCTCCCGTTCCTGGTCTCAGTGAGGTCTTCGTGACCTTGATCGATCCGGGGGGCGGCGGGTGGTCGGGCCCGCCACGCGCTCACTCGTAGATCTGGAAGAACGTGTGCATGGGCAAGACCGTACCCACGCCGCTCCCCGTCCTCACCCGGTTTTCCGGCGCCGGGCGCGCTGTGCCGCGTACTGCGTGCGAAACCCCCGCTCCGCCGCGAGGGCGGAGCGGGGGTTTCGTACGGCGGGTGCGGCCGTCAGCAGCCGATCAGGCGGGTGGCGAGGTAGCCCTGGATCTG comes from the Streptomyces sp. NBC_00525 genome and includes:
- the bla gene encoding class A beta-lactamase, whose translation is MTTALSRLTPGSPSRRGLLALGGAGAVGVLLAGAGTARAAADSATDRLCALERAYGARVGAFAYNVATGVAVRHRADERFPMLSTFKTLAAAAVLRDLDRHGEVLGKVIHYTKADCVSDSPVTDTPEHIASGLSVARLCDAAIGDSDNTAGNLLLRELGGPDAVTRFARSLGDRTTRLDRWEPELNSAEPGRVTDTTTPFAIGRDYARLVLGKALGRRDRARLTRWLLDCRTSGTRFRAGLPPEWTVADKTGGGAYGSCNDVGIAWTPEGTPVVLAVLTTKPGDPEAAGDHQLIRTTAAVLAAAVAG
- a CDS encoding DUF6243 family protein yields the protein MAKSRNNLLGVGGQRKKLSRAGAQGAGPAGEADRRSAADQKQELLRRMRERAAAPATAEAPETPETDTPAGEAPDRD